Proteins from a single region of Apium graveolens cultivar Ventura chromosome 7, ASM990537v1, whole genome shotgun sequence:
- the LOC141672731 gene encoding protein POLLENLESS 3-like, producing the protein MPLVHNNFPARGFLTPPPTCNSRRLLPCKPATERKYTSIPAISPENIINLPSIDSPYGKAKHVQLVDKNPSKAVAMFWTAINAGDRVDSALKDMAVVMKQLDRSDEAIEAIKSFRHLCPSESQESLDNILLELYKRCGRTDELIQIIQAKLKQIEKGSAFGGKRVKAGRSQGKKKDITIEQEYARLLGNLAWAYLQQGRYKSAEEMYRNSLSFELDRNKQCNLAVCLMHINRLTEAKLLLQTVRDSCGDGEMDESYAKAYERAMETLTRLESRQAEKLIASAEERHVNIPAPFSPFQCRGPEGCFTPNGGPNRRFVELSDANRVNSPGHTNWFQSSPQYSYGDKWKKATFGSQSNVKWGSKGTSRESFMFNNKEDVASPLPSEATSEVLLTQPRRCPWSLGNKEKKDTVVHDVNRKLIFGQVNAESCPLESSNAASHIKATQAPSDVDDGVKKPNSDTTDSVKSTEAVETIAGDSEVNHEIQSQSKSPRGTDYQDFFIWTGKKSWADIAEEEEQDLLNGRSTFQ; encoded by the exons ATGCCGTTAGTCCACAATAATTTCCCGGCGAGGGGGTTCTTGACCCCACCTCCGACGTGTAATTCCCGGCGTTTGCTTCCGTGTAAGCCGGCGACGGAGAGAAAGTACACATCAATTCCGGCCATATCACCTGAGAACATCATCAACTTGCCCTCTATAGACTCTCCCTATGGCAAGGCTAAGCATGTTCAG TTGGTGGACAAGAATCCCAGTAAAGCAGTAGCAATGTTTTGGACTGCGATAAATGCTGGTGATCGAGTCGATAGTGCTTTGAAAGACATGGCAGTTGTGATGAAACAGTTGGACAGATCCGACGAGGCGATTGAGGCAATCAAGTCTTTTAGACATCTTTGTCCTAGTGAATCACAAGAGTCTCTTGATAACATACTCCTCGAACTCTACAAG AGATGTGGGAGGACTGATGAACTGATCCAAATTATCCAAGCGAAACTTAAGCAAATTGAGAAAGGTTCTGCTTTTGGTGGGAAGAGGGTGAAGGCAGGTAGATCACAAGGCAAGAAGAAAGATATTACTATCGAGCAAGAGTACGCAAG GTTACTGGGGAATTTGGCTTGGGCTTACCTGCAGCAGGGCAGATACAAATCAGCTGAAGAGATGTACAG AAACTCACTGTCCTTTGAGTTAGATAGAAACAAACAATGCAATCTTGCAGTCTGTTTGATGCACATAAACAGGTTGACAGAAGCCAAACTTCTGCTTCAAACTGTAAGAGATTCGTGTGGAGATGGAGAGATGGATGAATCATATGCTAAGGCTTATGAACGTGCTATGGAGACTTTGACTCGACTAGAATCACGACAAGCTGAGAAGCTTATTGCATCAGCTGAAGAGAGACATGTGAATATCCCTGCACCCTTTTCACCTTTTCAATGTAGGGGCCCAGAAGGTTGTTTCACCCCAAATGGTGGGCCAAATAGAAGATTTGTTGAGCTCTCAGACGCTAACAGAGTAAATTCACCTGGACATACTAACTGGTTTCAGTCGTCTCCACAGTATTCATATGGTGATAAATGGAAAAAAGCTACCTTTGGCAGCCAATCGAATGTCAAGTGGGGAAGTAAAGGGACAAGCAGAGAGAGTTTCATGTTCAATAATAAGGAAGACGTTGCCTCCCCACTTCCCAGTGAAGCTACTTCAGAAGTGTTGCTTACACAACCAAGAAGATGCCCATGGTCACTTGGTAACAAAGAGAAAAAAGACACAGTGGTACACGATGTTAATCGGAAATTAATCTTTGGGCAGGTGAATGCTGAAAGTTGCCCTTTGGAATCCTCAAACGCTGCTAGCCATATCAAAGCAACACAAGCTCCATCAGATGTGGATGATGGTGTTAAAAAACCCAACAGCGATACTACAGATAGTGTGAAATCAACAGAAGCAGTCGAAACAATAGCTGGAGATTCAGAAGTGAACCATGAGATTCAGAGCCAATCAAAGTCTCCTAGGGGAACAGACTACCAGGACTTTTTCATTTGGACTGGTAAGAAAAGCTGGGCTGATATTGCTGAAGAAGAAGAACAAGACTTGCTAAATGGAAGAAGTACTTTCCAATGA
- the LOC141670704 gene encoding putative protein phosphatase 2C 58 isoform X1, producing MKRKFSKVGGNRKSKEEGGKGLYADTANDIGDAKDVDTGGGGYDVDNGEAYEDGKKAEYDVDNGEASKGDPKYQDQNVTHGFHMLRGKMGHGMEDFIVAENRKIYGHSLGLYAIFDGHSGRDVAEYLQSHLIGNILSQSDFWTHPKSAVSREYRATDADILENVVGSRGGSTAVTAVLIDGKKLVGANVGDSRAILCRNGKAKGITIDHEPLKEKKQVEKRGGWVIKLPGNIPRVDGQLAMTRAFGDKKLKEHITAKPDVIFKKIDKEVDFLILASDGLWKILGFQASGNDGRRREGKDRQI from the exons ATG AAGAGGAAATTCTCCAAAGTTGGAGGTAACCGAAAATCAAAG GAGGAAGGTGGAAAGGGTTTATATGCTGATACTGCAAATGACATTGGAGATGCAAAAGATGTTGATACAGGTGGTGGTGGATATGATGTCGACAATGGAGAGGCGTATGAAGATGGTAAGAAAGCTGAATATGATGTCGACAATGGAGAGGCAAGTAAAGGTGATCCGAAATACCAAGATCAGAATGTCACACATGGATTTCATATGTTGCGGGGAAAGATGGGTCATGGGATGGAAGATTTTATTGTCGCTGAGAACAGGAAAATATATGGACATTCCTTAGGACTCTATGCAATTTTTGATGGTCACTCTGGTCGCGATGTTGCCGAGTACTTGCAAAGTCATCTCATTGGAAATATACTTAGCCAG TCTGACTTCTGGACGCACCCAAAATCTGCTGTGAGTAGGGAATATAGAGCGACAGATGCTGATATACTGGAAAATGTAGTTGGTTCGAGGGGAGGCTCAACGGCTGTTACAGCAGTACTAATTGATGGCAAGAAGCTAGTAGGGGCCAATGTTGGTGACTCCCGTGCAATATTGTGCAGAAATGGTAAAGCGAAAGGAATAACAATTGATCATGAACCACTAAAGGAGAAAAAACAAGTTGAAAAGAGAGGAGGGTGGGTCATTAAATTGCCAG GGAACATCCCTCGTGTAGACGGCCAACTAGCAATGACGAGAGCATTCGGAGACAAGAAACTTAAGGAACACATTACGGCCAAGCCAGATGTAATATTTAAGAAGATAGACAAGGAGGTAGACTTCCTGATACTGGCGAGTGATGGTCTCTGGAAG ATCCTAGGTTTTCAGGCGAGTGGGAACGATGGCAGAAGACGGGAAGGTAAAGATCGACAAATTTGA
- the LOC141670704 gene encoding putative protein phosphatase 2C 28 isoform X2 — MKRKFSKVGGNRKSKEEGGKGLYADTANDIGDAKDVDTGGGGYDVDNGEAYEDGKKAEYDVDNGEASKGDPKYQDQNVTHGFHMLRGKMGHGMEDFIVAENRKIYGHSLGLYAIFDGHSGRDVAEYLQSHLIGNILSQSDFWTHPKSAVSREYRATDADILENVVGSRGGSTAVTAVLIDGKKLVGANVGDSRAILCRNGKAKGITIDHEPLKEKKQVEKRGGWVIKLPGNIPRVDGQLAMTRAFGDKKLKEHITAKPDVIFKKIDKEVDFLILASDGLWKASGNDGRRREGKDRQI; from the exons ATG AAGAGGAAATTCTCCAAAGTTGGAGGTAACCGAAAATCAAAG GAGGAAGGTGGAAAGGGTTTATATGCTGATACTGCAAATGACATTGGAGATGCAAAAGATGTTGATACAGGTGGTGGTGGATATGATGTCGACAATGGAGAGGCGTATGAAGATGGTAAGAAAGCTGAATATGATGTCGACAATGGAGAGGCAAGTAAAGGTGATCCGAAATACCAAGATCAGAATGTCACACATGGATTTCATATGTTGCGGGGAAAGATGGGTCATGGGATGGAAGATTTTATTGTCGCTGAGAACAGGAAAATATATGGACATTCCTTAGGACTCTATGCAATTTTTGATGGTCACTCTGGTCGCGATGTTGCCGAGTACTTGCAAAGTCATCTCATTGGAAATATACTTAGCCAG TCTGACTTCTGGACGCACCCAAAATCTGCTGTGAGTAGGGAATATAGAGCGACAGATGCTGATATACTGGAAAATGTAGTTGGTTCGAGGGGAGGCTCAACGGCTGTTACAGCAGTACTAATTGATGGCAAGAAGCTAGTAGGGGCCAATGTTGGTGACTCCCGTGCAATATTGTGCAGAAATGGTAAAGCGAAAGGAATAACAATTGATCATGAACCACTAAAGGAGAAAAAACAAGTTGAAAAGAGAGGAGGGTGGGTCATTAAATTGCCAG GGAACATCCCTCGTGTAGACGGCCAACTAGCAATGACGAGAGCATTCGGAGACAAGAAACTTAAGGAACACATTACGGCCAAGCCAGATGTAATATTTAAGAAGATAGACAAGGAGGTAGACTTCCTGATACTGGCGAGTGATGGTCTCTGGAAG GCGAGTGGGAACGATGGCAGAAGACGGGAAGGTAAAGATCGACAAATTTGA